The genomic window AAAAGTTTTTTTGTGTCTTTTGGAGTTGTTACATTAACGTTAGTAATAGAGAAGCTTACTGGGTTAATCTTTACACCTTTCCTTTCCAAAGTTCTCGATAAATCGGAATTTGGTCAACTCGCAACCGCTTACACATTGGCTTCCTTCGTATTATTATTTGTTATTAATGGGCAGAACAGCGCTCTTTTTAGAGAGTTGAGTTTATGGAATAAATCATTTAAGTTTGATTACTTAGAATTTAAAGTTTACAAACTTTGTTTTTTGTCATTGTTTATAGTTAATACATTAGCTTTTGCTAACTATTTTTTGTCTTATTCGAGTGAGTATTTGAACGTCGATGAGCTTATATTGTTAACAGCAATTGTGAGTGTTACTTTTGGGTTCCTATACCAGATTAAAACTTCGTTGTGGGTAATTGAAGGCAAGCATCTTAAAATTATGCTTATCGCTTGTTTTAGATTTCTGTTAATTATGTCCTCATTTTTTTTGATATATAATTTTAACGATGCTTTATTTGCAAGGCAAATAAGTGAAATATTATTTAATGTGTTTTTTGTTACTTGTGTAATATATTCATTTTATAGAAAAAAGATATATAGAAATCCGTCATTAAATAAAAGTGAGTTAAACGAGATAACTAAAGGTTGCTTTTCATATGGATGGGTAATTCAATTTAGCCAAATTGGGTTTTGGGTTATCTCATCAAGTGATAGATTGATAATTAGCGCATATTTAGGCGCTGGCGAAGTTGCCGACTATACTATAATGATGTATCTGTTAGTATTTAGTTTCGTAATAGGAAGCTTTAATACTGTGCTCTCTTCTCACTATAATAAATGTTTCTTGCAAGGACTCGATTATGACAAGCTCATTTTATTGTCAATCACTCTTGGCGCGGTATTGTATCTGCCATTTCGGTATATTATAGATTTAAACAGTCTTCGACTGGTAACACTCTATAGCTCTTTAGAGTATAAAGATGTTTCAAAAAATATAGTGCTAGTTGTGGATGTGTTATTTTTATACTTCCTTTACATATGTGTTTCAAGAGGCCTTCATGCAAGTAAATCGTCCTCTAAGATTCTTTACTTGACAATTGTTGGTGCACTTTTTAACTTTTTGATAAACATCTTTTTCGTTGAACAGTATGGTTATATTATAGGCGCATACTCATCTATGATTAGCTATGTATTAATGATTTTCGGTGCATTACTATTTAACTATAAATTAGGTATTGATCAAAGGCTTTCATTATCAGCCTGCTTAATATCTCTATTTATGTTCGGCTTATCCAACTTGATATGAAAGCTTATAATAAAATTTAAGTTTGCATACATTATTTGACGATTATGAAAAAAATTACATTTGTTTGTGCTCGTTTCCACCCTGATGTAGGAGGGGTGGAAAAGCATGTTTTAGAGTTATCAAGACAATTCACTTTAGATGGTTATAAGGTTACTGTAATAACTGTTACTAAAAATGAAAATGCTAGAAGAAATGAAAACTATGAAGGGATTAATATTATAAGAATTCTAGCTGGAAGAGATGGCATTATCAATCGATTGTATGTAAATTTTGAATTTTTGCGTTTAATTAAAGTTATAATTAAATCCGATTACGTTCATTTTCATGATTACTTTACAATCTGGGGATGGAATTTGCTATCTGTTCTTATGGCAAAGGCTATTTTTAAAAAGAAAATATATGTTACCTTCCATGGTTGGGAAGGAACTTTCCCACCTAGAAAAAGCGTTATTTTCAAAAGAAAAATTATTAATGAATTTTGTGATGGTTCTATTTCTATCGGACATTTTATAGAAAAATGGTATAGTACGACCTCTGATGTTGTCTCTTATGGAGCAACGAGCTTTACCTGTCTAGAGCATAAAAAAAAATCATATCCATTAGAAAAAAACGATGTAATAAAACTGTTATTTATCGGTAGGTTAGAGCCTGATACGGGTATTAGAGAGTATTTGGAGCAAATTTCCAATATTAGAGATACTAATGTTATAGTGGATATTTGTGGTGACGGTTCTTTACGTGATGAAGTGTTAGAATTTATTAGCAAGTCCGGAAAAAAACGAGTAATTAATTATCATGGTTTTGTTAAAGATATCGAAAGTTATATAGATAACTGTGATTTTGTTTTAACATCTGGATACCTAGGAATTCTTGAAAGCTTTGCTAGGAAAAAGTTAGTAATATCAGTGTATGACAATGAGCTAAAGCATGATTATCTCAGAATGATTCCAAATTCTCAGTCCATGCTATATATTTGTAATGCTAAGAAAACTCTTAATAATGCTTTGTTTTTAAATCAATTGGAAAAACAAAAAATGATAGAAACAGCATATGAGTTCTCATCGAATCATTCTTGGGATTCAATGCGGAAAAATTATTTAGAACTTTGGGAGAGGTAGTTTGTTTTCTTTAATCTGTACTGTTTATAATGAGCAGGAAAATATTGAGTCTTTCTTAGATAGTTACTTAAATCAGAGTTTAAAAGCTGACGAATTTATTATAGTGGATGGTGGGTCTACTGATGATACGGTAAAAATTTTAGAGAGATTTAGTAATACCTATGCTAAATTAAATATTAGAATAATTGTAGACTCTCTCTGTAACAAAAAACATTCTTCTGCTCCAATATCTCGAGGTAGAAATGTTGCTATAAAAAATACCAGGCATGAAATCATAGTTACTACTGACGCTGGTTGTACGCTAGACCCTTTTTGGTTTGAGACTTTAATAAAGCCTTATCTGGAAAAGGAATCGAACATACTGTGTACTGGCGGTGTTTATGAATCAATAACAACGACAGACTTTTCCGTTTGGTATTCAAGAAATTTCATGCCGAAAGAAGAGGACTTTAAACTTAGCAGTTTTCTTCCTTCTTCACGAAACTTTTCGTTTAGAAAAGAACTCTGGGAAAAGGTCGATGGCTATCCATTAGGTTCTTTCGCTGGTGAAGATACAAAGTTTGTTCTTGATATTCTTAAGTTAGGAGTAGATATCAAAATGACAGATGCCTTGGTCCTATGGGAATGTCCCCGTGATATTGAAGAGGCGCGAGTAAAGCATTTCAACTATGCACTTGGTGACGGTTTTCATAAACAGTATTACGGCAAGTATTTTTTTTCCACTTTAAAGTTACCGTTGATATATATTCTAAGTATGTTTTGTAAAGGATATCGTGTAAAAAGAAAGCTGTCCTCTAAAATTGTTTTGGGGTTCTGGTGCGGCGTTTTTGAGAGGATTAACCGATGATTAAGGTTAAGTTATTTTCTGATTATCCATATTCTGTCGCTTTTGGTGGTAAAGAGGTGCAGTCTATTCAGTATCTTAACTCTCTTTCAAGTTCCATCGACGTTTCATTTTTAGACTATTACAAAAAGGACGATTTGAAAGAAGTTGATATATTACATTTGTTCGGACATTCTTCCTCATATTTAAACTTAATAAAGCATGTAAAAAGTAAATATCCAAAGATCAAAATAGTAGTTAGCCCTACTTTTTTTACAGAAAAGTGTTTTTCATATCGTATTGCTTCCCTTATTGGTAAAAAGCTCCCATTTTCTAACCTATTCAGAGACTTAAATAAAATAAGTTCTTTGGCTGACAAGGTGATCGTAAATTCAGAGCCTGAAAAAAAACAATTTTGCTCATATTTCTCAGGAAATGCCGATATAGTTAAAGTTTTGTTTAACGGAGTAGAGGATGAGTTTTTATCCAAGGAAAACGTTGATGTAAATTACAAAGATTTCATTCAATCTCTCGATAAGTTTATACTGGCAGTCGGTTTTTTTGATGAAAGGAAAAATACTAATAATCTAATAAAATCTTTTTTAAAATCTCAAGCAAGTTTGGACTCAAAATTAGTATTAGTTGGAGAACCAAGGTTTGCTGAGCTTGCTAACAAAACTGAGTTTGACGAACTTGTAGCTACGCACAAAGATAAAGTGATTCTTACAGGATTGCTTGATAGAAAGTCTTCACTACTGTCATGGCTTTACCGACACTCGGAGTTTCACATCCTTCCAAGTAAACTTGAAACGCCAGGGATTTCTAACATTGAAGCTTTAATGTATGGGAAGAATATAATTGTCGGTGATTGCGGACCTGTACGTTCATACTTTGCTAATATGGCGACTTACTGCGATTCCAATAGCGTAGAGTCTATCACTTCATCAATAGACAAGTTACTCCATAAGAAAGAGCATTCTGATGAAGTATTAAAAAAATACGCGAAGGATAACTTTTCCATGAACTCAATATCAAGAGAATTACTACGCGTTTACTTACAATTAGCTCGAGGTTTTAATGAATAATAAAAAAAAAGCACTTTTTATTACAGACGAAGACTTAAGCTTGAATACTGGAGGGGTTATTTATGTTCGACAAGTAATTCATGCTCTCTCCGACTGTTTTTACAATGTTAAAGTGTTTTCTGTTAATTCTGAATATCAAGAATATTCTATTAAAAGAACTCTTGTGAGAGATATAACTTCTCGTTTAATTTTCCATCCATCAGTCAGTGTCTTCTCTGTTTTTAAAGTTTTACGCTGTTTGTCTGATGTTAATGAGGTATATTTTCATTCGGGTAAGCATTGGTTTCTATTGTTGCTAATTAATTTATTTTATAAAAATATAAAAGTAACCTGTATTTCTGATAATATAGAATTTGATCTCTTTTCTATTAATGAACGTTCTTCATTTGCTCGTCGTGCCGTTAATCTTGTTGAAAAGGGCATTAGGTTTGTCTCTGAATCATTATCTTATCGATTGTCAGATAAAGTAACTTTTATAACAAATGATGATTTTGGACGAGCTTGTGAAATTTACAGGTTAAATCGAGAAAGAAATATACTCCCAATCTCTGTCCCTTTAAGAAATAACCTATTCTCAAAAAAAACTTTTGAAACAGGATTGTTTACGGGCTCTTTTGCCTTTAAACCGAATTATGAAGCTTTATCTATCTTACTTAAACAGTATTTAAATCTGAAAAAGTTTGGTGTCAAAGTGATAGTGTCTGGATATAAATTGAGTGATGTGGTTTCTAAAAATCAAATGAAAGAATATGCAGATGTATTCATCTTTGTTTGTTCTCCAGATAAAGAAAAAATGAATGAAATTTTTCAGGATTCAGATTTTTTTATATCCCCCGTTATATCTGGTAGCGGAATGAAAACTAAGGTTGCAGAGAGCTTAAGTTACGGCCTTCCTGTTTTGGGAACTACGCATAGCTTTATAGGGTATAGTAAGGCTCTCGAAACCAATAGTAGATGGTTGCGTTTTTTAGGGGACGGCTGTGAGAATCTAGTAGAAGAAATTGTTTATTTTAGAAATAATAATTATACATTTAAAGATTTTAAGGAATTAAGGGAAATCCAAGAAAATGAATATTCTTTTAATTCTATTAAAGATAACTTAGTAGGTGGTTTATAGTGAAAGTCCTTCAATTGGCGAAGTATTTCCCTCCTTTTTATGGTGGCATTGAAACTATTACATATGATCTTTATAAACATACGAACGAGTCAATGGAAAATATTGATATGGATGTCATTTATTGTAAGAAAGATATTGACAATGGTAGTGTTTTTTCAAGTTTGGGCGGAAGTTTATTTTCTAGTAACATTCTATTCACTATTTTGTCTACTCCTTTTTCAAAAGAATATTTGGAACACTGGATTGAAGTAAGAAACGACTACGATATAGTTCATGTTCATTTTCCAAATCCGATGGCTGCGTTTTGTTTGTTTTTTTTTCCAACTAAAGCAAAGGTAATTATTCATTGGCATAGTGATATATTCAAACAAAAAATTGCAAAAAAATTTTATAACGTTATTCAGAGTTCGGTACTAAAAAAATCTGACATGGTCGTTGCCACATCTCAAAAATATTTGGATAGCTCTCTTGATTTAAAAGGTTTCTATTCAAAATGCGGTGTTATACCCATTGGAGTTAAACGTTTACCACCTCTTCCGAAAGATGTTATTCATAAATATAGATTGGAAAACGATTTTGACGGTAAAAAAATAATATTTTCTCTTGGTAGGTTAACTTATTACAAGGGTTTTGATTTTCTCATTGAAGCCGCTCGATACTTGCCAGATGATTATTTGATCTTAATTGGCGGTGAAGGTGAGCTTAAGCAAAGCTTGATTGATAAGATTGAATCTGTTGGTGTTTCTAATAGAGTAAAGCTTCTTGGGAGACTAACGGATGAAGAGCTTAATGTATACTTCAACATATCTGACGTTTTTTGTTTGCCTTCAGTACATCGCTCTGAGGCCTTCGGCTTGGTTCAAGCAGAAGCAATGAGTCTCGGGAAACCCGTAGTTTCAACTGATATTGTTGGTTCTGGTGTTAGTTGGGTTAATAAACATGGATACTCTGGCATTGTTGTTCCACCTCAAAATTCACAACTCCTTGCTAAAGGTTTCTTAGACATTTTCGACAATTACAACATGTTTTCATTTGAAGCGAAAAAGCGTTATGAAAACCATTTTACGGTTGATAAAATGCTTTCTTCCTTTGAAGCACTATATTTTGAGTTAAAAAACAATGAATAATTCAATTCTTCCTATTATTATGGCCGGCGGATCTGGGTCGCGTCTATGGCCTATGTCTCGTACTCAACATCCTAAGCAGTTTCTACCACTCATAAATAATACCTCCATGTTACAAGATACAATCAGTCGTTTAGAAGGGTTAACTCATCTTCCTGTATCTTTAATATGTAATGAGGAGCATCGTTTTTTAGCTGCAGAGCAACTGCGCTCTCATAGCTTTGAACATTCAGGTATTATTTTGGAGCCATTTGGAAGAAATACCGCTCCGGCAGTAGCTTTGGCTGCATTTAGAGCCATCGAAGGAGATCAAGACCCTGTACTTCTAGTTTTGGCTGCAGACCATCTTATCAAACATGACAACATCTTTCGCGCAACGGTAGATAAGGCAATCCCTTTAGCTGAAGCAGGTAAGCTTGTCACATTTGGTATTGTTCCCTCTAACCCGGAAACAGGTTATGGTTACATCCGTAGGGGTAACAAATTACCTGGGCATGATGCGTATTCGGTTGACGCGTTTGTAGAGAAGCCTGAGCTATCTGTTGCAAAACAGTATCTAAACGATGGTTGTTACTACTGGAATAGTGGAATGTTTATGTTCAAGGCTTCTCGTTATTTGGAGGAGCTTGAGAAGTTTCGTCCAGATATCCTAGATGCAGTAAAGAGCGCATATTCAGGTGCCTATAACGATCTAGACTTTATTCGTCTTGATGAAGAAGCATTTAAGAAGTGTCCCGATGAGTCCATTGATTATGCAGTTATGGAAAGAACAAGTGATGCTATTGTATGTCCCTTGGATGCAGGATGGAGTGATGTTGGTGCTTGGTCATCTTTGTGGGAAGTTAGTGAACAAGATGAGCAACGCAATGTGATTCGTGGAGATGTATTGGTTGACGACTCACAACGTTGCTATATTAATTCTTCCAGCCGACTAGTTGCGGCAGTAGGTGTTAAGGATTTAGTTATTGTTGATACCAAAGATGCTGTATTAGTAGCTCATCGAGATAAAGTGCAAGATGTTAAGAACATTGTATCTAATTTAAAAGCTGAAGGTCGCACTGAGTTCCAACATCATCGTGATGTGTATCGCCCTTGGGGAATGCATGATCATGTTGCGGATGGAGAGCGTTATCATGTTAAGAAAGTAGTTGTAAAGCCAGGAGGTAAGACAGCGACTCAGATTCATCATCACCGAGCTGAACACTGGGTTGTGGTATCAGGGACAGCAAGGGTATATAACGGGAATGATCATTATTTAGTTATCGAGAACGAGTCTACGTTTATTCCTGTTGGAGCGCCTCATTCATTTGAAAATCCAGGAGTTGTTCCTCTTGAATTGATAGAGGTTCGTACAGGTTCATATTTACAAGAAGATGATGTTGTTAGAGTGGACGAAGGTGGTGAGGGGTACTGATATGGCTGACTTAGTATGTGTAAGTTCAAAAGTAATAAAGGACTCCGGTATTCAATTTGGTACCAGTGGTGCGCGTGGTTTAGTTGAACAGTTTACATCAGATGTTTGTGTTGCCTTCGCTTATGCTTTTATTGAGGTAATAAAAAAAGAGTTTGATTTTGACTCTGTAGCAGTAGCTATAGATAATCGACCAAGTAGTCCTGAGATGGCAGGCCATATAATTAACGCTATTAAATCAATGGGCTATGGTGATATTTATTATGGTGTAGTGCCGACGCCTGCTCTTGCTTATACTGCAATGCAGGATAACATTCCATGTATTATGATCACAGGTAGTCATATTCCTTTTGATCGCAATGGTATTAAGTTTTACCGCCCAGATGGTGAAATTACTAAATCCGACGAAAAAGCTATTTTGAATGCAGAAGTTGAATTTTCCCCAGTGGTTGAACTGCCAGAGTTGGAAACAAGCGCATTTGCTGCCCAAGAATATACTCAACGCTATACGTCTTTATTTGAGGCAAACATGTTGTTAGGTAAGCGCATTGGCATTTATGAGCACTCCAGTGCGGGCCGTGATATTTACGCCGGCTTGTTTAAGTCACTGGGCGCAGAGGTGACTTCTCTTGAACGCACCAATGAATTTGTACCAATCGATACTGAAGCTGTCGCAGAGGTGGATAAGGCTAAAGCAAGAGTATGGTCAAAAGAGCATAACCTCGATTTCATCTTCTCTACAGATGGTGATGGTGACCGTCCACTCGTCGCTGATGAGAATGGTGAGTGGCTACGTGGTGATATTTTAGGGTTGTTGTGCGCTCAAGAGATGGGTATTGACGCTTTGGCAATTCCAGTGAGTTGCAATACGATTATTGAACAATCGAGCGCATTTAAAATGGTATCCAAAACCCAAATTGGTTCGCCGTATGTGATTGCTGAATTTGAGGCTTTGTCTGACAACTTTACTCGTATTGCTGGCTTTGAAGCGAACGGTGGTTTCTTGTTAGGCAGTGATGTTGAAGTCAACGGTCAAATATTAAAAGCATTGCCCACACGTGATGCCGTATTGCCAGCACTGATGCTGTTATCAGCGGCTAAAACTACTTCGATAGCAAAGTTGGTGAACGATTTACCACCGAGATTCAGTCACAGTGACCGTATTCAAAGTTTTGCGACAGAAAAAAGTGTCGCTATTTTGGCTTACGGCACACGTGCTCCCCAATCATTGTTAAGTAATTTGGGTTTTGATGAAACTATTGAAAAAGTAGATACCACCGATGGCCTAAGAATGACGTTATCCAGTGGCGTTATCGTACACCTTCGCCCTTCTGGTAATGCACCAGAGCTTCGCTGTTATGCGGAAGCTGATTCATTGGAAGAGGCGAGTGCGGTGGTTGAATCTGTACTTAGTAAAGTGCAAGACATAACGATTCCAGCTCAATAGAACGAATATCGATACGGTTTCTACCTTTATGATTTATAAACTGAACAACGTCATACAAAACTACGCTTGGGGCAGTTACACCTCACTGAGTTCATTGTTTGGGTTTGAGAACCTGAACAATGAACCTCAAGCCGAGTTATGGATGGGGGCACATCCCAATGGGTGCTCAAAGCTCGCTGAGCTAGATATTACGCTAGCTGAATACATTAAAGAAAATAGTAAGAGCGTATTGGGTGACTATACGGCTAACCGTTATGGGCAACTGCCTTACCTGTTTAAGGTGTTGGCTGCACGTACCCCTTTATCCATCCAAGTACATCCTAATAAGCGCAATTCTGAAATCGGTTTTGAACGAGAGAACGCTCAGGGTATTGCGTTATCTGCAGGTAACCGTAACTACAAAGACTTGAATCACAAGCCTGAGTTGGTGTATGCCGTTACCGTCTATAAGGCGATGAATGGCTTTAGACCTATTATGGATATTATTGCTTTGTTTGATGAGGTGAACATTGAAGTACTGAGCGATGATGTGGCAGCATTAAAACAAGCACCAGACTCACAAGGTTTAAAGGCATTATTTACCAACGTGCTTACCTTAGCAGATGATAAAAAAGACGCTGTACTAGAACAGTTAAGCCGTCATTACGATAGGACTGATTTATCGACAAATGCATTACAAGCGCTAGAGTACAGCCAAAATTTTGCCAATCAGTACCCTGGGGATAATGGGGTCTTAGCGCCTTTACTGCTAAATATTGTCGAGTTACAACCGGGTGAGGCAATGTTCTTACACGCCGAAACGCCCCACGCCTATGTGCAGGGCACTGCGCTAGAAATCATGGCGAGTTCAGACAATGTATTAAGAGCAGGATTGACGCCTAAGCATATCGATGTAGAGCAGTTGATAGAGAATACAGTTTTCGCTTCCATGGAACCGGAACAGCTTAGACTTAAGCCAATTAATCGAGAAGGTTATATTCACTTCCCTATACCGGTTGATGATTTTGGGTTCGACATTTTCAATGTTACTCAGGAGCCGCAAACCATCTTTACGCGCAGTGCAGAAATATTAATGTGCATCGCCGGAGATGCGACGGTTGAGAGCGATACTCAATCGATTCATTTAAATAAAGGTGAGTCTCTCTTTGTGTCTTGTGATAGTCCTCAGTACCAATTAAAAGGTACGGGACAAATAGCACGTGTATACAACTAGGCTTTATCAATGTTATAGGGATGTATTGTGCTTTTAGGACTGGATATTGGCGGAACAAAAATTGAAGGCGTTATTGTATCTCGTAATAGCAATGAGATTCTTCATCGAATTAGAAAACCGACGTTAAAGAATACCTATCACGATTTTTTTCAATCGGTTGCATCTGTAGTCGATGAATTAATGAGCTTGGAAGATGTTGAGTCTATTGGTATTGGGTGCCCAGGGTCCATCAATAAAGTTACTGGGCTAGTTCAAAGAGCAAATATTCTCTGTTTAAACGGAAAGGATTTTTTATCGGACCTAAAGTTAAGCTATCCAACGGTGCCTATTGCGCTAACTAATGATGCAAACTGTCTAGCGATTTCTGAATTTGAAACTGGAGCTGCTCAATTTGCAAAGAACTCTTGCTTGGCCGTTATTTTAGGGACTGGCTGTGGAGGCGGAATTATCATCAATGGCTGCATTGTTGATGGGCAACATGGCTTAGGAGGGGAAATCGGTCACAATCCGTTGCCGCACTTTTCTGAGTTTAAAGATGGAGCGAATACGAAATGTTATTGCGGTGCAAGTAACTGCAATGAACTTTTTGTGTCTGGCTCAGGGTTTGAGAGAACTTGGGCACTTAAACATCACCCTTTGAGCGCGGTTAAAATTTTCCAAAAAGCTGAGCTAGGTGATAAGACGTGTATCGAACACATCGATTTATACTGTGACCAATTAGCACGTCTATTAGCCTCAATAGTTAATATTATTGATCCAGAGGTCATCGTACTCGGAGGTGGCATGTCTAACCAAGATTTAGTCTATCGATTAGTACAGAAAAAAATGACTCAATATACCTTTAGTAAGTCAGTAACGACGCCTGTTGTCAAAGCGAAGCATGGCGATTCTAGCGGAGTACTAGGTGCTGTTTTTTTACCGTTATTAAAATAAGCATTGGAAAGAACTAAAAAAGCGTAGCTCCCAATATTAGTCCTCGAAAGGGAACTGTCTCACCCCATTGGGGCGTGATCCTTGTGATCCTTTTTTCTTCATTAATACAGTAGCCTAAAAAAAACTGTCTCAGGGCTGAGCCGCTTTTGAGACAGTTTTTGTGCCGGATATTATCCCCAATAGGTTGAAAACCAGGAACGATTGGGGGAAGATTTTACGGGATATGCTCATTGCTAAATGAGACAGCAGCCTAAGAAGCTAAAGGCTCATATCAAATTTATTTGTGGGTGAGCTTGGTTGTGAAACTCTCTTACCCATGCTACTCATTGTTTCTCTCACATAGTTCCAATACTCAGGTAGTTGCGCCGTTGGTACGTTAGATGAGTTAGAAACCTTTGCCTCTCATACCAACCGGTCATGGGTGAATAACAAAGCTAAAGTGGCGAACTACTTTCGTTAGCGCTCACATTTTGTTATTTGCACAACTTCAACGCTCTATGTACAATAAACATACTGTTTATAATTACAGTCTCTTCTAATGAAGTGTGGCACGGGAGCGCAATCAATGACCTATCTCACAGACAAGTATCTTAACCCTTTTACCGACTTTGGTTTTAAAAAACTATTTGGTACAGAGGCGAATAAAACCATCTTGATGGACTTCTTAAACACTTTACTTGAAGGTGAAGAGTCGACAATTGTTGACTTAACGTTTATTTCGAACGAGCAGTTAGGCAAGCAGATTATTGATCGTCGAGCGATATTTGATATCTACTGTGAGAATGAAAAAAGGGGAAAAATTCATTGTTGAGCTGCAAAAATCAAAACAGAATTTTTTTAAAGATCGTAGTGTCTTCTACTCCTCTTTTCCTATCCAAGAGCAAGCTCAAAAGGGCAACTGGAACTTTGAACTGAAAGCGATTTACACCATCGCGATCCTAGACTTTGTGTTTGAAGAAGACAAAGCAGAGCAAGATAAGTACTTCTACAAGGTGAAGCTTTCAGATGTAGAGACTCATAAGGTCTTCTACGACAAATTGACGTATATTTACCTTGAAATGCCAAAGTTTACTAAGCAACTTGATGAGTTAGAGAGTCACTTCGAGCGTTGGATGTATGTATTCAAAAACCTAGACTCGCTTGAGAGTTATCCAGAATCTTTGTCTGAGGGGGTTTTTAAGTCGCTATTTGAAGAAGCTGAATTAGCCCAACTACCACCAGAGAGACAAAG from Vibrio artabrorum includes these protein-coding regions:
- a CDS encoding Rpn family recombination-promoting nuclease/putative transposase; translated protein: MTYLTDKYLNPFTDFGFKKLFGTEANKTILMDFLNTLLEGEESTIVDLTFISNEQLGKQIIDRRAIFDIYCENEKRGKIHC
- a CDS encoding phosphomannomutase; protein product: MADLVCVSSKVIKDSGIQFGTSGARGLVEQFTSDVCVAFAYAFIEVIKKEFDFDSVAVAIDNRPSSPEMAGHIINAIKSMGYGDIYYGVVPTPALAYTAMQDNIPCIMITGSHIPFDRNGIKFYRPDGEITKSDEKAILNAEVEFSPVVELPELETSAFAAQEYTQRYTSLFEANMLLGKRIGIYEHSSAGRDIYAGLFKSLGAEVTSLERTNEFVPIDTEAVAEVDKAKARVWSKEHNLDFIFSTDGDGDRPLVADENGEWLRGDILGLLCAQEMGIDALAIPVSCNTIIEQSSAFKMVSKTQIGSPYVIAEFEALSDNFTRIAGFEANGGFLLGSDVEVNGQILKALPTRDAVLPALMLLSAAKTTSIAKLVNDLPPRFSHSDRIQSFATEKSVAILAYGTRAPQSLLSNLGFDETIEKVDTTDGLRMTLSSGVIVHLRPSGNAPELRCYAEADSLEEASAVVESVLSKVQDITIPAQ
- the manA gene encoding mannose-6-phosphate isomerase, class I, yielding MIYKLNNVIQNYAWGSYTSLSSLFGFENLNNEPQAELWMGAHPNGCSKLAELDITLAEYIKENSKSVLGDYTANRYGQLPYLFKVLAARTPLSIQVHPNKRNSEIGFERENAQGIALSAGNRNYKDLNHKPELVYAVTVYKAMNGFRPIMDIIALFDEVNIEVLSDDVAALKQAPDSQGLKALFTNVLTLADDKKDAVLEQLSRHYDRTDLSTNALQALEYSQNFANQYPGDNGVLAPLLLNIVELQPGEAMFLHAETPHAYVQGTALEIMASSDNVLRAGLTPKHIDVEQLIENTVFASMEPEQLRLKPINREGYIHFPIPVDDFGFDIFNVTQEPQTIFTRSAEILMCIAGDATVESDTQSIHLNKGESLFVSCDSPQYQLKGTGQIARVYN
- a CDS encoding Rpn family recombination-promoting nuclease/putative transposase translates to MKKGEKFIVELQKSKQNFFKDRSVFYSSFPIQEQAQKGNWNFELKAIYTIAILDFVFEEDKAEQDKYFYKVKLSDVETHKVFYDKLTYIYLEMPKFTKQLDELESHFERWMYVFKNLDSLESYPESLSEGVFKSLFEEAELAQLPPERQREYENSLKYYRDLNNVIDTAFDDGKAEGHAEGHAEGLAQGKLDIARNLLDILDNETIVLKTGLTESQVDQLRQ
- a CDS encoding ROK family protein — protein: MLLGLDIGGTKIEGVIVSRNSNEILHRIRKPTLKNTYHDFFQSVASVVDELMSLEDVESIGIGCPGSINKVTGLVQRANILCLNGKDFLSDLKLSYPTVPIALTNDANCLAISEFETGAAQFAKNSCLAVILGTGCGGGIIINGCIVDGQHGLGGEIGHNPLPHFSEFKDGANTKCYCGASNCNELFVSGSGFERTWALKHHPLSAVKIFQKAELGDKTCIEHIDLYCDQLARLLASIVNIIDPEVIVLGGGMSNQDLVYRLVQKKMTQYTFSKSVTTPVVKAKHGDSSGVLGAVFLPLLK